A stretch of DNA from Vibrio palustris:
AGGGTGACTTTAGTGATTTAGGTCTCGAGAAAAATGACGATTATGGATACAAAGTTGGTGATACGTATGTGGTGCAGTCTGGGTGCCATGCATTAGCGTTAGGCCACTGCCAAATTGATTTTGCTACCGATGGGAGAGTGGTTAGCTTGCAAGGACAAAATGAAATTCTTGTTGGCCGCCGCGTCTTCATGGATGCAAGTTTAGGATCTGAGTATGACACTCGACGTTATGATGAATCCAGAGCTATTTTGGCTCAGCACCCTTACGTGGTGACATGCCCGAAACACCCAACGATTCAGACTATTTTACACGATAACTATTTACCGCAAGTACGGGAGCGTCAAAAGCAGGTTGTCGCGCAATTGGACTCTCCGTTGCGGCATGTACGTGTTCCTGATCAACACGGACCAAGTGAGCTCGGGCCATTGGTAGCCCAAGGGTTTTATGAAAGTATGTTGGCCGACGGCTACCCGGTGGATTTTGCTTTACATAATGCTGGGGGGATTCGAGCATCAATACCGGCAGGGCCACTGACGGTGGCAGATATTGTTGGCAATATATTGCCCTTTGTTATTCCGCTCGCCGTTTATAAAATTACCGGCGCTATTTTAGCGCAGGTACTAGAAGGGGCGATTAATAACGCACTCAACAACGGTGTCGATGGAACAGGTACGGGCAGTTATCCTTATTTGTATAACTGCCGGTTTGACTATCAAGAGAATGCACCGCTCGGCGAACGGATTCAACAATTAGAGATATATCGTTATGGCGAGTGGCAGGCGGCTGATCCTAATGAAATATATTGCGGAGTCTCATCGAGTTATACAGTTAAGGGCAAAGAAGGGTATGACGCATTTTTATGCATGACTCAACCTGCTGTCCATAGCTCACAATCGATGGCCGATACGTTTTTAAGCTTTATGAGCCGGTACTCTAATCGTGATAGTAATGCCGTAGCAGTTCCGAGTAGCCAGTCCAATTAAGTCGTTAACGTCTTTGCCGGTAATACACTGGCGTAAATCTTGCTTTTCCTTGTTTGTATATCACGAAGTTCGGTGAGTGTTTGCCGAATTGTCTAGCAAATGAGGGAAGTAAGATGTGGACAAAAGATTGGATTGATACTTTGATCATTGTCGCTTGGATCAGTTCGTGGGGAGTTATTGCCTATATCGTACCGTTTACTTGATTATGCCAACACCGGTTGTCGAGTCATAAAATTCATTGAGCATTACATAAAGTGAAGCATTAGAGGTTACGCCTACTTTTTCTTATCTTTTTTGAAAGGCTGACACCTCAATATTGGAATAATAAAGGCCGCTACCATTTAATTTTACCGTTTATTTTGAATATACATTCATGGTTAAAGCTAATATATTCGCATGAAATAAACTTATCGTTTTTGATAAGAATTGTCAGTGTTAGTCTGACTCTATTTCAGTTATTGTTATCAGCATGAAGTCCATAACCTTAATAGTGAAGGGGGCATTATGCCACATACAATGTCGATGAACACATTGGAGCATACGTCTACGGATGACAAAACCTACGCGGTTAACTTCAAAGGATTGATAAAACACTTTTTCGATGTCGTAACGTTGAGAAAAGAGACCACCTCTTTTCATAACACATCGGAACTGTCTGAACACTTACTTCGTGATATTGGTTTAAACTGAATTGATCGGTAAGGAATGAAAAGCTGACTGATTGTCGGCTTTTTTTTACCCGTTAAAAACCAGCGGGGGAGGACATAAGTCAAGTGTGGTCTAGATATAGAGATATCCGTTGATTAGGGAAAACAATGCCGAAGTTGCATGGCTCCTTCGGCATCAATAACAGAGTGCAACGTAATCGTTATTTTTTACGACAGAACTCTGCGATAATGTACATAGATTGGCCGTTGGCTTTACCTGATACTAGTTTAGGGTCGTCAGATACACTGATTCCTCGCACCACTGTACCTTGCTTAATC
This window harbors:
- a CDS encoding bifunctional metallophosphatase/5'-nucleotidase, with product MSEHSHVTSITLAHINDTHSYFEPTSLQLHLTLQKEKLSPYVSAGGFARIATRVAELRERALQRDQDFVFLHAGDSFQGTLYFSLFKGRANAELLNALNIDAMALGNHELDMGNEPVAEFAHAINFPLLAGNWDLCDEDKDKPVKLKENKNVYSYQRDTQCARWIVKGSIGHPVAIFGISLDKMSDIANPDDDTPFINAIEVARNTVAAIKASGVHSIIVLSHLGYRQDLQLAEEVDGIGVIVGGHSHVLQGDFSDLGLEKNDDYGYKVGDTYVVQSGCHALALGHCQIDFATDGRVVSLQGQNEILVGRRVFMDASLGSEYDTRRYDESRAILAQHPYVVTCPKHPTIQTILHDNYLPQVRERQKQVVAQLDSPLRHVRVPDQHGPSELGPLVAQGFYESMLADGYPVDFALHNAGGIRASIPAGPLTVADIVGNILPFVIPLAVYKITGAILAQVLEGAINNALNNGVDGTGTGSYPYLYNCRFDYQENAPLGERIQQLEIYRYGEWQAADPNEIYCGVSSSYTVKGKEGYDAFLCMTQPAVHSSQSMADTFLSFMSRYSNRDSNAVAVPSSQSN